The DNA window tatttttatctctattaaattactttatttatcaaacacaccttacattaattatataattttaaatttttaataaattagaatatattaatttcatcCTATGCACAAATCATTTATACTTAAGGGTATAAAACACAAATTTAGAGTTAACTTaacaaataacatttaaaaataataaaaaaaagaaggaggaatgtttaataatttagtGGGAAAATGTCACGGGAGGAGAGCcaaatttttatcataaactagagagaaagaaaattttaattaaaaatatttataataactcCTAATTTAtcttatgaatattttaaaattactaattCTAATTCAATGAATCACTTTATTAATAAATCGTTTTTGGTGGAaacaaattttgaaaacaaaagaatTTATTGGATTAGAcgacaaatataataataaaaaaatgaggcATGGGATTCAATGATTGTAAAGAATGAATAGAGTTACAATGACCAAATAAACTTGGAGATTATCACTCAATTCAAAACCAATTTTAACtcatcacaattttttttttttttttttttttatctgagCCATTTGTTatcgaattaattttttttacaatcgAACTAAATTAAGTCAAAATAACTCGACGGATAGAACGAAGGGAAAATGAAAGAATTCACCAACAAAATTTTtgcaaataaattttttaatagattttgttggtattttttttaccaatggTAAACCACTATTAATGTATTTTCTCACATTTTCAAGATTCTAATTATGTTTTAAGTAAAAACAACATTTTGTTTATAGCGTCTAAAAAGTTTCAAACTAAATTTCACAAGAACAATAAGGGAGAAAAATCATATTCTTAGAGATCACTTTGTTGCAAATAATAACAAATTCTTAGGCTTTTAGCCTCCTTTTGAACCTAATGCAAGTTAATCAAGCTTTCCTGGGCATGATTAAACATTTCTTTCCATAGTAGCTTCATGTCAAATGTCTAACATGAATGTTAGCTCTTTATTTCTTAGGTACAAAAGTGAAAAAAGTTTCATTTTCATCTAACCAACTTTGTAGCTAGGTAGAACATTTTCAATCATTTCCATACCATCCactattttacaataaaaatctGACAAAAGttactcaaaagaatatttatgtttttttcttataaagaatgaagatattgtttttaaatctCCCCATTATTGTTGCAGCTGTATTTAAATAAAGGAAAGTTACaatttttaatcttttgttGTTGTTAAATTACTAAAAGAAAAATTGGGTTTAAATCAGCCAACCAATCAGAACAAACCAAATAAAGAGTGACCTAACCAAATgagtgaagaagaaaaaaacatggCGGCGGCGAGCTTAACCTAAATTAAGAACACCATTGATTTTGTGTTATTCTTAATTGTTATCATCTTTCTTTCAACTAAAACAGACTAAGTAAGGTTTAAAAAACACCATTAATGATCATCGGAGAAACCTATATGCCAATAAAAACCGGTAGTAACCACAAACCACCATCAATCTGGGTAGGTCCGGTCAATCTTGACCGACAGTTAGATAGATAGATCGATCGATCGAAAGTGACAGGTTTatcctaaaaaaaaaacaagattacGGCGACCCATTTCGTTTTTCATTTTCTGGTAATCTTCTCCATTTCTATCCGTTGTTTCCTTCTCTGTACTGGTTGTACACGTGGAtatgatatatgatatatattcgAATATACGCTTACAGATGCCCGCATATGCTCTCTTTCCATCTCTTTCATACCCATTTTCCTCCCTTTTGTACTCTTTCttattcaaatcaaattcaacaaaTCATTTCTATTTCTATTAATTAATGAACTAGTGATCGGCCATAGCCATTACCCACCCATCATCATTCATCATGCTTTTCCTGTTTCTACTTCTTTTGGGTTTATCCCCTGCTTCAATCCATACAATTCCGACCACCCTCGACGGCCCTTTTCCGCCGGTCACCGTTCCTCTAGACGATTCTTTCCGGGGAAACGCCGTCGACTTGCCGGACACCGATACCCGTGTTCGAAGAAACGTTAACGGTTTCCAGCCTGAACAAATAACTGTCTCTCTTTCTTCAACTTATGATTCTGTTTGGATCTCATGGGTTACTGGTAAACAAAACTCTAAATTTCtaatctttttcttttcaagTTTCAGCAACTAAATCTAAATTTATACAGGGGATTTCCAAATTGGCAACAAGATCAAACCTTTAAATCCTAATTCTGTTAGAAGTGTTGTTCATTTTGGAAGAACGAAAGGTGGTTTGGTTCATGAAGCAACCAGTAGTGATTCTGTAATCTATAACCAACTTTATCCTTTTCAAGGTCTTCAAAATTATACATCTGGGATTATACACCATGTTCGTTTAACCGGTTTACGGGCTGATACTGTATATCATTATCGATGTGGAGATCCTTCTATATCGGCTATGAGTGAGGTTAATCATTTTAGAACAATGCCGATTTCATCTCCAAGAAGCTATCCTCGAAGAATCGCTGTGGTTGGGGATTTGGGTCTTACTTATAATACAACTTCCACGATCAATCATTTGACAGAGAATCATCCTGATCTTATTCTTTTGGTTGGTGATGTAACCTATGCTAATCTTTATCTCACGAATGGAACTGGAGCTGATTGCTATTCGTGTTCATTTCCTGATACTCCAATTCATGAGACTTATCAGCCTCGTTGGGATTATTGGGGAAGGTAAAGTTTTCAGATTTCCTCTTTAAAGATTTGATAGAACATTAGAACCGAAGGTGCAAGTGCTTAATACATTTTAATGATTCATTCAGGTTTATGCAACCATTAGTTTCGAAAGTTCCATTAATGGTGATAGAAGGGAATCACGAATACGAACAACAAGCAGAGAATTTAACATTTGCAGCATACAGTTCTCGATTTGCATTCCCATCTCAAGAAAGTGGATCGGGTTCAACCATGTATTATTCATTCGATGCTGGCGGCATACATTTCATAATGCTCGGAGCTTACATAGACTACAACAAAACCAGCGATCAATACAAGTGGTTGGAAAGAGATCTCGCCGGAGTTGACAGGAAAGTAACCCCCTGGTTAGTAGCAACTTGGCACCCACCTTGGTATAATAGCTACAAAGCCCATTATAGAGAAGCAGAGTGCATGAAAGTAGCCATGGAGGACTTGCTATACAGCTATAGTGTAGATTTAGTCTTTAACGGACATGTATgtgacatgttttttttttaaaacattgttGTTATAATCTTAAAACATACAATAATGTTATCGAAATTGCAGGTACATGCTTATGAAAGA is part of the Impatiens glandulifera chromosome 1, dImpGla2.1, whole genome shotgun sequence genome and encodes:
- the LOC124922638 gene encoding purple acid phosphatase 15-like; its protein translation is MLFLFLLLLGLSPASIHTIPTTLDGPFPPVTVPLDDSFRGNAVDLPDTDTRVRRNVNGFQPEQITVSLSSTYDSVWISWVTGDFQIGNKIKPLNPNSVRSVVHFGRTKGGLVHEATSSDSVIYNQLYPFQGLQNYTSGIIHHVRLTGLRADTVYHYRCGDPSISAMSEVNHFRTMPISSPRSYPRRIAVVGDLGLTYNTTSTINHLTENHPDLILLVGDVTYANLYLTNGTGADCYSCSFPDTPIHETYQPRWDYWGRFMQPLVSKVPLMVIEGNHEYEQQAENLTFAAYSSRFAFPSQESGSGSTMYYSFDAGGIHFIMLGAYIDYNKTSDQYKWLERDLAGVDRKVTPWLVATWHPPWYNSYKAHYREAECMKVAMEDLLYSYSVDLVFNGHVHAYERSNRVYDYKLDPCGPVYITIGDGGNREKMSIPHADDPGNCPDPLDTVDSIMGGLCSSNFTTGPAAGMFCWDRQPEFSAYRETSFGHGILEVKNETHALWTWHRNQDMYNVAGDQIYIVREPERCPIGGKLVSHFNRLVRSH